The Streptomyces laurentii genome contains a region encoding:
- a CDS encoding integral membrane protein (Acyltransferase family; pfam01757;~glucans biosynthesis protein; Provisional; PRK03854;~identified by MetaGeneAnnotator; putative;~integral membrane protein [Streptomyces venezuelae ATCC10712]) — translation MKTPRVLTTLSRTASTIEARTPVHRDRAIDGLRALALLAVPTGHWLLGGFTLSPADGAIHNASPLSTFGGLAPVSWVLQMLGIFFLVGGYASALSYRRHRDRQGTTRAWLTGRIARLGRPVLGVTAVWAALLPALRYGFDVPVATLRTASTLVIQPLWFVGVYVVVTALTPYCVRAARRLGAWAAAPLLGSVAVVDFLRYGPYADAMPSWLGALTILPGWLFAYQLGVSWGEGRLTRRHAWGLLAGGAVLFAALLLWCGYPASMVGVPGADRTNSHPPSLLVLALAATQSGAAILLRGRLAALLRRPALWAPVVVINLSAMTILCWHQTAMLAAAIPASYGGELTGLVGAPDSAGWILARLAWMPVFALLLVLIGRYARTFESPWTRTGPARRALAGALAAGFAVFALGLA, via the coding sequence ATGAAGACGCCGCGCGTGCTGACGACGCTCTCCCGCACCGCCTCCACGATCGAGGCCCGCACCCCCGTCCACCGCGACCGGGCGATCGACGGCCTGCGCGCGCTCGCGCTGCTCGCCGTCCCCACCGGGCACTGGCTGCTCGGCGGCTTCACCCTGTCCCCCGCCGACGGCGCGATCCACAACGCGAGCCCGCTGAGCACGTTCGGGGGTCTCGCGCCGGTCAGCTGGGTGCTGCAGATGCTGGGGATCTTCTTCCTGGTCGGCGGCTACGCCTCGGCCCTCTCCTACCGCCGCCACCGGGACCGCCAGGGCACCACCCGCGCCTGGCTGACGGGCCGGATCGCCCGCCTGGGCCGGCCGGTGCTCGGCGTGACCGCCGTGTGGGCGGCGCTCCTCCCGGCGCTGCGATACGGCTTCGACGTGCCCGTCGCCACCCTGCGTACCGCGTCGACGCTCGTCATCCAGCCCCTGTGGTTCGTGGGCGTGTACGTGGTGGTCACCGCGCTCACCCCGTACTGCGTCCGCGCCGCCCGCCGGCTCGGGGCGTGGGCGGCGGCGCCGCTGCTCGGCTCGGTCGCCGTCGTCGACTTCCTGCGTTACGGGCCGTACGCGGACGCCATGCCGTCCTGGCTCGGCGCGCTCACCATCCTGCCGGGCTGGCTGTTCGCCTATCAGCTGGGCGTGTCCTGGGGCGAGGGGCGGCTGACCCGCCGGCACGCGTGGGGGCTGCTCGCGGGCGGGGCCGTGCTGTTCGCCGCGCTGCTGCTGTGGTGCGGCTACCCGGCCTCGATGGTGGGTGTGCCGGGCGCGGACCGCACCAACTCGCATCCGCCGTCGCTGCTCGTCCTCGCCCTCGCGGCCACGCAGAGCGGTGCGGCGATCCTGCTGCGCGGACGGCTGGCGGCGCTGCTGCGGCGGCCGGCGCTGTGGGCGCCGGTCGTCGTGATCAACCTGTCGGCGATGACGATCCTGTGCTGGCACCAGACGGCGATGCTGGCGGCCGCGATCCCGGCCTCGTACGGGGGCGAGCTCACCGGGCTGGTCGGCGCGCCCGACTCGGCGGGCTGGATCCTGGCGCGGCTGGCGTGGATGCCGGTGTTCGCGCTGCTGCTCGTCCTGATCGGCCGGTACGCCCGGACCTTCGAGTCCCCGTGGACCCGGACCGGGCCGGCGCGGCGGGCTCTCGCGGGCGCGCTGGCGGCGGGGTTCGCGGTGTTCGCGCTGGGTCTGGCGTGA
- a CDS encoding arsR family transcriptional regulator (ArsR family transcriptional regulator [Streptomyces bingchenggensis BCW-1];~Arsenical Resistance Operon Repressor and similar prokaryotic, metal regulated homodimeric repressors. ARSR subfamily of helix-turn-helix bacterial transcription regulatory proteins (winged helix topology). Includes several proteins that appear to...; cl17220;~COG0640 Predicted transcriptional regulators;~identified by MetaGeneAnnotator; putative): MREVSQPATEAIRMVEVLRALGDPVRLEIIQRLAVTGEENCTAIGGDLDVHQTTLSHHYRVLREAGITWTTVQGRSRLIRLRRDDLDTLFPGLLDSVLNGAGRQRPAATDG, translated from the coding sequence ATGCGCGAGGTGTCCCAGCCGGCGACCGAGGCGATCCGGATGGTGGAGGTGCTGCGCGCGCTCGGCGACCCCGTACGCCTGGAGATCATCCAGCGGCTCGCCGTCACCGGCGAGGAGAACTGCACCGCCATCGGCGGCGACCTCGACGTCCACCAGACGACGCTGTCCCACCACTACCGGGTCCTGCGCGAAGCGGGGATCACCTGGACGACCGTCCAGGGCCGCTCCCGGCTGATCCGGCTGCGCCGCGACGACCTGGACACCCTGTTCCCCGGCCTGCTCGACTCCGTACTGAACGGGGCCGGCCGGCAGCGGCCCGCCGCCACCGACGGCTGA
- a CDS encoding arabinose efflux permease family protein (identified by MetaGeneAnnotator; putative;~sequence version:1) codes for MLKRLLPLALATFAVGTDGFVIAGLLPSIGADLGVSTPAAGQLVTVFALTMAVSAPVVGALTSGLDRRSALLIALGVFVLGNAGTALGTTYETVMAARIVTAVGAGVITSAASGTAAALAPPERRGRALAFVMGGLTSATALGLPLGTLIGRADWHVTLWAVAGIGLLAAAGIAVGLPRVTLPAASLSDRLRPLAQGRVLALLAVTTLAFLGTYTLYTYIAPALRNATGGAATPLTLALLAWGVGTLAGNIAAGRLVDRFAAGHVLTGALGLATLTLAVTPLATRTLASALVWAVFWGVSTGVVVPQQHRLVAFSPAAAPVLLGLNSSALYVGVALGGGLGGLAQQWFAVTPAGLGPVAAGVTALALL; via the coding sequence ATGCTGAAACGACTCCTCCCCTTAGCCCTGGCGACCTTCGCCGTCGGCACCGACGGCTTCGTCATCGCGGGCCTGCTCCCCTCCATCGGCGCCGACCTGGGCGTCTCCACCCCGGCGGCCGGGCAGCTGGTGACCGTCTTCGCGCTGACCATGGCCGTGTCCGCACCGGTGGTCGGGGCCCTCACCAGCGGCCTGGACCGGCGGTCCGCGCTGCTGATCGCCCTCGGTGTGTTCGTGCTCGGCAACGCCGGCACCGCGCTGGGCACCACCTACGAAACCGTCATGGCCGCCCGGATCGTCACCGCCGTGGGAGCGGGCGTCATCACCTCCGCCGCCTCCGGCACCGCGGCGGCCCTCGCGCCCCCGGAACGCCGGGGCCGGGCTCTGGCCTTCGTCATGGGCGGACTGACCTCGGCGACCGCGCTGGGACTGCCGCTCGGCACCCTGATCGGCCGCGCCGACTGGCACGTCACCCTGTGGGCCGTCGCCGGAATCGGGCTGCTCGCGGCCGCCGGCATCGCCGTCGGCCTCCCCCGGGTGACGCTGCCCGCCGCGTCCCTGTCCGACCGGCTGCGCCCCCTCGCGCAGGGCCGCGTCCTGGCGCTGCTGGCCGTGACGACGCTCGCGTTCCTCGGCACGTACACGCTCTACACGTACATCGCGCCGGCCCTGCGGAACGCGACCGGCGGCGCCGCGACCCCGCTGACGCTCGCCTTGCTGGCCTGGGGCGTCGGCACGCTGGCGGGGAACATCGCCGCCGGCCGGCTGGTCGACCGGTTCGCCGCCGGCCACGTCCTCACCGGCGCCCTCGGCCTCGCGACCCTCACCCTGGCCGTGACCCCGCTCGCGACCCGTACCCTCGCCTCCGCCCTGGTCTGGGCGGTGTTCTGGGGCGTCAGCACCGGGGTCGTCGTCCCGCAGCAGCACCGGCTCGTCGCGTTCAGCCCCGCCGCCGCGCCCGTCCTGCTCGGCCTCAACTCCTCGGCGCTGTACGTCGGTGTCGCGCTCGGCGGCGGCCTCGGCGGGCTGGCGCAGCAGTGGTTCGCGGTGACGCCGGCCGGGCTGGGGCCGGTGGCCGCCGGCGTCACCGCGCTCGCGCTCCTCTGA